Proteins encoded in a region of the Alphaproteobacteria bacterium genome:
- a CDS encoding multidrug effflux MFS transporter, whose protein sequence is MTQPTATQVQQLASSRLFIVGLVATTSVGPMAMQLFVPSLPFMARDLAAPIDVAQLALSLSMAAIALSNLAYGPLSDRYGRRSVLLVGLLLFLIGTVVAALANSVEVLIVGRIIQAGGSASGMVISRAMVRDVYGAEKAASMIAYLTVAMLAAPYVALIVGGALTDNVGWRASLWFAFIVGGIVTIIAFRILRETHFEDRVPIAPFNLARNYTQLFRSVEFTGYVLHTAFAAGTFFAFMAAGPYLMVDVLHRSALQFSLWFALLTVTFMGANLAAGRISARIGIDRMVLMGSLLSLAGGVLFVVALALYGLTPLTLFLPNALVGIGQGISMPNAQAGAINLNPKLAGTSSGLLAFATMGMGAVFSQVVGEFADGSAGPLAWTIMIGVLLATISGLVPVRWRAAQAATSAD, encoded by the coding sequence ATGACCCAGCCCACCGCCACGCAAGTCCAGCAACTCGCCAGCTCGCGCCTCTTTATCGTCGGGCTCGTCGCGACCACGTCTGTTGGGCCGATGGCCATGCAACTGTTCGTTCCGTCGCTGCCGTTCATGGCGCGCGACCTCGCCGCACCGATCGATGTCGCGCAACTGGCTCTCAGTCTTTCGATGGCGGCCATCGCCCTGTCGAACCTGGCTTACGGTCCGCTGTCGGATCGCTACGGGCGCCGCTCGGTTCTGCTGGTCGGTTTGCTGCTCTTCTTGATTGGAACCGTCGTCGCGGCGCTGGCCAACAGCGTCGAGGTCCTGATCGTGGGCCGGATCATCCAGGCCGGCGGCAGCGCTTCGGGCATGGTCATTAGCCGCGCCATGGTTCGCGATGTCTACGGTGCCGAAAAGGCGGCGTCCATGATCGCCTATTTGACGGTTGCGATGCTGGCGGCACCCTACGTCGCGCTCATTGTCGGCGGTGCGCTGACCGACAATGTCGGTTGGCGGGCGTCTCTGTGGTTTGCCTTTATCGTTGGCGGGATCGTGACGATTATCGCTTTTCGAATCTTGCGCGAAACCCATTTCGAAGACCGCGTCCCGATCGCACCGTTCAATTTGGCTCGCAACTACACCCAATTGTTCAGATCGGTGGAATTTACCGGCTACGTTCTCCACACGGCGTTCGCGGCGGGCACTTTCTTCGCGTTCATGGCGGCCGGCCCCTACCTCATGGTCGATGTCTTGCACCGCTCAGCGTTGCAATTCAGCCTGTGGTTTGCGTTGCTGACCGTTACGTTCATGGGCGCGAACTTGGCGGCGGGACGTATTTCGGCGCGCATTGGGATCGACCGCATGGTGCTCATGGGAAGTTTACTTTCCCTTGCTGGCGGGGTTCTTTTCGTCGTGGCCTTGGCGCTCTACGGACTTACGCCGCTCACTCTGTTTCTCCCCAACGCGCTTGTCGGAATCGGTCAAGGTATTTCGATGCCGAACGCCCAGGCCGGGGCGATCAATTTGAACCCGAAACTGGCGGGGACATCGTCCGGCCTCTTGGCCTTTGCAACCATGGGCATGGGAGCGGTGTTTTCCCAAGTGGTCGGCGAGTTCGCCGATGGGAGCGCCGGGCCGTTGGCCTGGACGATCATGATCGGCGTGTTGCTCGCCACAATTTCCGGGCTTGTCCCTGTGCGCTGGCGCGCTGCCCAGGCCGCAACGTCGGCCGACTAG